The following coding sequences lie in one Nocardioides sambongensis genomic window:
- a CDS encoding replicative DNA helicase, producing MAAEQSVLGAMMISKDAIADVVEVLRGVDYYRPAHEQIHDAILDLYGRGEPADMVTVAGELQRRGELQRIGGAPYLHTLAANVPIAANAGFYAEIVREKAILRRLVDAGTKIVQLSYAGEGEVDGIVNQAQAEVYQVTDRRKAEDFAPLSDIMDGVLDEIEAIENREQGIYGVPTGFADLDELTNGFHSGQMIIVAARPAVGKSTLALDFCRAASIHNNLASVFFSLEMTRTEITMRLLSAEARIPLNHIRNGKMTTEEWERLARHVSKVSAAPMFIDDSPNMTMTEIRAKARRLKQKHDLKLIVLDYLQLMTSGKKVESRQIEVSEFSRQIKLLAKELEVPIIALSQLNRGPEQRSDKRPMTSDLRESGCLTADTRLLRADTNAEISLGNLLESGARDVPVWALDDRLKLVPRTLTHAFPSGTKQVFDVTLASGRRVSATGNHPFLTYDGWMPLAELEVGSRVGSIRHVPPPMEIVPRDEDEITLLAHLLGDGSFVRRQPIRYASIDEDNLSAVAAAAARRFGITAVRDDYAAARVTTLRLPAPFRLARGRRNPIAAWLDEDGLFGLRSHEKFVPDWVFGLPKEQVGLFVRHLWATDGCVHYDEKRRIGRIYYASTSRRLIDDVARLLGRFNVFTRIKRIRKEGYRDSYHLHIYGVENQLRFLDEIGVHGARGLAAERVAAEIRDVLPNTNSDTVPVEVWDQVRGVLTAKGMTHREFAAAMGTQFCGSSMWKHAPSRERLAQVATVLDDAALEITATNDVYWDSITAIEPAGEQPVYDATVLGVHNFVANGIALHNSIEQDADMVVLLHRDDVYEKESTRPGEADLIVAKHRNGATRDIVVAFQGHYSRFVDMAH from the coding sequence ATGGCGGCGGAGCAGTCCGTCCTCGGCGCGATGATGATCTCCAAGGACGCCATCGCCGATGTCGTCGAGGTGCTGCGGGGCGTCGACTACTACCGGCCGGCCCACGAGCAGATCCACGACGCGATCCTCGACCTCTACGGTCGCGGAGAGCCCGCCGACATGGTCACCGTCGCCGGCGAGCTCCAGCGCCGGGGCGAGCTGCAGCGGATCGGCGGCGCGCCGTACCTGCACACGCTGGCCGCCAACGTCCCGATCGCCGCCAACGCCGGGTTCTACGCCGAGATCGTCCGGGAGAAGGCGATCCTCCGGCGGCTGGTCGACGCCGGCACCAAGATCGTGCAGCTCTCCTACGCCGGCGAGGGCGAGGTCGACGGCATCGTCAACCAGGCCCAGGCCGAGGTCTACCAGGTCACCGACCGCCGCAAGGCCGAGGACTTCGCGCCGCTGAGCGACATCATGGACGGCGTCCTCGACGAGATCGAGGCGATCGAGAACCGCGAGCAGGGCATCTACGGCGTGCCCACCGGCTTCGCCGACCTCGACGAGCTGACCAACGGCTTCCACTCCGGCCAGATGATCATCGTCGCGGCGCGCCCCGCGGTCGGCAAGTCCACGCTGGCCCTCGACTTCTGCCGCGCCGCCTCGATCCACAACAACCTGGCCAGCGTCTTCTTCAGCCTGGAGATGACGCGCACCGAGATCACCATGCGACTGCTCTCCGCAGAGGCGCGGATCCCGCTGAACCACATCCGCAACGGCAAGATGACCACCGAGGAGTGGGAGCGCCTGGCGCGCCACGTGTCCAAGGTGTCGGCCGCGCCGATGTTCATCGACGACTCGCCGAACATGACGATGACCGAGATCCGCGCGAAGGCGCGCCGGTTGAAGCAGAAGCACGACCTCAAGCTGATCGTGCTCGACTACCTCCAGCTGATGACCTCGGGGAAGAAGGTCGAGTCCCGTCAGATCGAGGTCTCGGAGTTCTCCCGCCAGATCAAGCTGCTGGCCAAGGAGCTCGAGGTCCCGATCATCGCGCTCTCCCAGCTCAACCGTGGCCCGGAGCAGCGTTCCGACAAGCGTCCGATGACCAGCGACCTCCGCGAGTCCGGCTGCCTCACCGCGGACACCCGACTCCTGCGGGCCGACACGAACGCCGAGATCTCGCTGGGGAACCTGCTCGAGTCCGGCGCGCGGGACGTGCCGGTGTGGGCGCTCGACGACCGCCTCAAACTCGTGCCGCGCACCCTGACGCACGCGTTCCCGAGTGGCACCAAGCAGGTTTTCGACGTGACCCTGGCCTCCGGCCGGCGCGTGAGCGCCACTGGCAACCACCCGTTCCTCACCTACGACGGTTGGATGCCGCTCGCCGAGCTCGAGGTCGGCAGCCGGGTGGGCTCGATCCGGCATGTGCCGCCGCCGATGGAGATCGTCCCGCGTGACGAGGACGAGATCACCCTGCTGGCACATCTACTCGGCGACGGTTCGTTCGTCCGGCGACAGCCGATCCGCTATGCGAGCATCGACGAGGACAACCTGTCCGCGGTGGCGGCGGCCGCCGCACGACGGTTCGGCATCACGGCTGTCCGCGACGACTATGCCGCCGCGCGGGTGACGACCCTACGGCTCCCAGCGCCGTTCCGACTGGCGCGCGGGCGACGGAATCCGATCGCCGCCTGGTTGGACGAGGACGGTCTCTTCGGGCTCCGGTCGCACGAGAAGTTCGTGCCGGACTGGGTCTTCGGGCTGCCCAAGGAGCAGGTGGGACTGTTCGTGCGGCACCTGTGGGCTACCGATGGGTGTGTGCACTACGACGAGAAGCGGCGAATCGGGCGGATCTACTACGCCTCGACCAGCCGGCGTCTCATCGATGACGTGGCGCGGTTGCTCGGGCGGTTCAACGTCTTCACGCGGATCAAGCGGATCCGGAAGGAGGGTTACCGCGACAGCTATCACCTCCACATCTACGGGGTGGAGAACCAGCTCCGTTTCCTGGACGAGATCGGCGTCCACGGCGCCCGCGGACTCGCAGCGGAGCGAGTGGCGGCAGAGATCCGCGACGTCCTTCCCAACACCAACAGCGACACCGTGCCCGTCGAGGTCTGGGACCAGGTACGCGGGGTCCTGACAGCCAAGGGCATGACGCACCGCGAGTTCGCCGCCGCCATGGGCACGCAGTTCTGCGGATCATCGATGTGGAAGCACGCGCCCAGTCGCGAGAGGCTCGCCCAGGTTGCGACCGTCCTCGACGACGCGGCCCTCGAGATCACCGCCACCAACGACGTCTACTGGGACAGCATCACCGCCATCGAGCCCGCAGGTGAGCAGCCCGTCTACGATGCCACCGTCCTCGGCGTGCACAACTTCGTGGCCAACGGGATCGCCCTGCACAACTCGATCGAGCAGGACGCCGACATGGTCGTCCTGCTGCACCGCGACGACGTCTACGAGAAGGAGTCGACCCGCCCCGGGGAGGCCGACCTGATCGTCGCCAAGCACCGCAACGGCGCGACCCGCGACATCGTGGTGGCGTTCCAGGGTCACTACAGCCGGTTCGTCGACATGGCCCACTGA
- a CDS encoding DUF6326 family protein → MMRTRHHTTTLDDRPIPVGAKLAAAWTGVMFLYAYVDIIAFFKPGVVDGILAGRVWEFDVTQTLLTTFLALMAIPIFMVVLSTTLPARANRITNLIVASVQIPYAAFNVVGESWTYYYGLGVVLEVALLVLILRYAWTWPRATPATTTAVPAEPATRVVTTPPGV, encoded by the coding sequence ATGATGCGAACACGCCACCACACGACCACTCTGGACGACCGGCCGATCCCGGTGGGAGCCAAGCTCGCCGCAGCGTGGACTGGCGTCATGTTCCTGTACGCCTACGTGGACATCATCGCCTTCTTCAAGCCCGGCGTCGTCGACGGCATCCTCGCCGGCAGGGTCTGGGAGTTCGACGTCACCCAGACGCTGTTGACCACCTTCCTCGCGCTCATGGCGATCCCGATCTTCATGGTCGTGCTGTCGACGACGCTGCCCGCCCGGGCGAACCGCATCACGAACCTGATCGTGGCGTCGGTCCAGATCCCCTACGCGGCGTTCAACGTGGTGGGCGAGTCCTGGACGTACTACTACGGACTCGGGGTGGTCCTGGAAGTGGCCCTCCTCGTCCTCATCCTCCGCTACGCCTGGACGTGGCCCCGCGCCACACCGGCGACGACCACTGCGGTCCCTGCGGAGCCGGCGACCAGGGTCGTCACCACGCCTCCTGGGGTCTGA
- a CDS encoding sensor histidine kinase, translating to MVTVRRSLWREPRPADAPPIGRIDWLLVGVFVAAAVAEALARPGVDWRPLVTVLALALVPALLWRRVRPLGAVLVGWGVAGLLTVLQLTMHAEELGLNSMMAVLVLLYSLVRWGSGREMVAGTAFVTVVVALGMYAASAGWADIVGGSALLLLVVALAAVFRYRAELWHRQQREIRNEERAGLARELHDTVAHHVSAIAVQAQAGGVIAGIEPEKAVEVLAAIESEASRTLEEMRSMVQVLREEEAVAYAPQPGLADLPALARADATPTVEVSLDGALTGLARPVDAALYRLAQESLTNAVRHARNATRVQIDVRREGHAVRLRVSDDGQTRSGPAPEPGFGLLGMVERAQLLGGSLSAGPAPEGGWVVEAVVPAEAPA from the coding sequence GTGGTCACCGTCAGGCGCTCCCTCTGGAGAGAGCCGCGCCCTGCTGACGCGCCGCCCATCGGTCGGATCGACTGGCTGCTGGTGGGCGTGTTCGTGGCCGCCGCCGTGGCCGAGGCACTCGCACGACCGGGTGTGGACTGGCGCCCCCTGGTGACGGTGCTCGCCCTGGCGCTGGTGCCTGCCTTGCTCTGGCGGCGGGTTCGCCCCCTGGGGGCAGTCCTTGTCGGGTGGGGCGTCGCCGGGCTGCTCACCGTCCTGCAGTTGACGATGCACGCCGAGGAGCTCGGCCTCAACTCCATGATGGCCGTCCTGGTCCTGCTCTACTCCCTGGTGCGGTGGGGCTCGGGCCGGGAGATGGTCGCGGGGACGGCGTTCGTGACGGTCGTCGTCGCGCTGGGGATGTACGCCGCCTCCGCAGGCTGGGCCGATATCGTCGGCGGGAGCGCGCTCCTGTTGTTGGTCGTCGCCCTTGCGGCGGTGTTCCGCTACCGCGCAGAACTCTGGCATCGCCAGCAGCGCGAGATCCGCAACGAGGAGCGGGCGGGGCTGGCTCGCGAGCTCCACGACACCGTGGCCCACCACGTCTCGGCGATCGCGGTGCAGGCGCAGGCCGGTGGAGTGATCGCCGGAATCGAGCCCGAGAAGGCCGTCGAGGTCCTGGCCGCGATCGAGTCAGAGGCCTCGCGCACCCTCGAGGAGATGAGGTCCATGGTGCAGGTGCTGCGCGAGGAGGAGGCCGTCGCCTACGCACCGCAGCCGGGCCTCGCGGACCTTCCAGCCCTGGCCCGCGCCGACGCCACACCCACCGTCGAGGTCTCGCTGGACGGTGCGTTGACCGGGCTGGCACGACCCGTGGACGCCGCGCTCTACCGGCTCGCACAGGAGTCGCTGACCAACGCCGTACGGCACGCGCGGAACGCGACCCGCGTCCAGATCGACGTACGCCGGGAGGGCCACGCGGTCAGGCTGCGTGTCAGCGACGACGGACAGACGCGGTCAGGGCCAGCCCCCGAGCCTGGGTTCGGCCTGCTGGGCATGGTCGAACGCGCCCAGCTCCTCGGCGGATCGCTCTCTGCGGGCCCGGCGCCCGAAGGCGGCTGGGTGGTCGAGGCGGTCGTGCCGGCGGAGGCGCCGGCATGA
- a CDS encoding response regulator yields the protein MTIRVVVADDQDLVRTGLVMILGAQPDLEVVGEAADGLAALDLATRLQPDVLLVDIRMPGLDGVEVTRRLAGPDVTDPMAVVVITTFDLDEYVLGALRAGARGFLLKDAGPELLVQAIHAAADGDALIAPSVTRRLLATFADQAPVVPAQPREPLTRREEEVLVLVARGRTNAEIATELFVGLSTAKTHVAALMAKLGARNRVEIAMWAHDTGRVRAG from the coding sequence ATGACCATCCGGGTGGTCGTCGCCGACGACCAGGACCTGGTCCGGACCGGACTGGTGATGATCCTCGGGGCTCAACCCGACCTCGAGGTCGTGGGGGAGGCCGCCGACGGGCTCGCCGCGCTCGACCTGGCGACCCGGCTCCAACCCGATGTGCTCCTGGTCGACATCCGGATGCCCGGGCTCGACGGCGTCGAGGTGACGCGGCGCCTGGCCGGGCCGGACGTGACGGACCCGATGGCGGTCGTCGTGATCACCACCTTCGACCTCGATGAATACGTCCTCGGCGCCCTACGCGCCGGCGCCCGAGGCTTCCTGCTCAAGGACGCCGGGCCCGAGCTCCTGGTCCAGGCCATCCACGCGGCAGCCGACGGGGACGCGCTGATCGCCCCCAGCGTCACCCGCCGTCTGCTGGCGACCTTCGCCGACCAGGCGCCGGTGGTGCCGGCGCAGCCCCGCGAACCGCTCACCCGGCGCGAGGAGGAGGTACTCGTGCTGGTGGCCCGCGGCAGGACCAACGCCGAGATCGCGACCGAGCTGTTCGTCGGCCTGAGCACCGCCAAGACCCACGTCGCAGCGTTGATGGCCAAGCTCGGTGCCCGCAACCGCGTGGAGATCGCGATGTGGGCCCATGACACCGGACGCGTCAGAGCGGGGTAG
- a CDS encoding short-chain fatty acid transporter — protein sequence MLRRIAGPASRIVERWLPGAFVFAVALTLVVAALSLIFTDVGPRDLTRAWGDGLIGLLAFMTQVALVLLLGYTLANLPPVHRLLTRVAGIPRSPRAAYAFVAVVAGLASLLSFGLGLIVGGVVAVEVARRFKERGIPLHYPLLVASGYSGFVVWHMGYSGSGPLNAATDSGVYATTLDMGTIPVSDTIFAWWNIVAIVVVLVLLAVIMPLMAPGPNDPVREAPAAALEDSAGSDSSEPVAQEAGSPADRLETSRLVTTVLGVLLGLYLVIYFMDEGFDLTLDIVNWTFLCLILLIVANARQLGGLVARGGRTVVDVLLQYPLYAGIAAMMSTGLAEELSNWVVDAATPGTLGLFAFLSAGLLNLFVPSGGGQFALQAPIFATAAESLDVSQPVVIMAIAYGDQWTNMIQPFWAVPLLAVAGLRVRDILGYTSIVLLFTGVIFAATLLLVGAG from the coding sequence ATGCTGCGAAGGATCGCTGGACCCGCGAGCAGGATCGTCGAACGGTGGCTCCCCGGCGCCTTCGTCTTCGCCGTCGCGCTGACGCTCGTCGTCGCGGCGCTGTCGCTGATCTTCACCGACGTCGGACCGCGCGACCTCACCCGCGCCTGGGGTGACGGCCTGATCGGGCTGCTCGCCTTCATGACGCAGGTGGCGCTGGTGCTGCTGCTCGGCTACACCCTCGCCAACCTGCCTCCGGTGCATCGGCTGCTGACCAGGGTCGCGGGCATCCCGCGCAGCCCGCGGGCGGCGTACGCGTTCGTCGCCGTGGTGGCGGGCCTGGCCTCGTTGCTCAGCTTCGGGCTCGGGCTGATCGTCGGTGGGGTGGTGGCCGTCGAGGTCGCCCGCCGGTTCAAGGAGCGCGGGATCCCACTGCACTACCCGCTGCTGGTGGCGTCTGGGTATTCCGGGTTCGTGGTGTGGCACATGGGCTACTCCGGCTCGGGGCCGCTCAACGCGGCCACCGACAGCGGCGTCTACGCCACCACGCTGGACATGGGCACGATCCCGGTCTCGGACACCATCTTCGCCTGGTGGAACATCGTCGCGATCGTCGTGGTGCTGGTCCTGCTGGCGGTGATCATGCCGCTGATGGCGCCCGGTCCGAACGATCCCGTGCGTGAGGCTCCGGCGGCGGCACTGGAGGATTCCGCGGGGAGCGACAGCAGTGAGCCGGTGGCTCAGGAGGCAGGCTCGCCGGCCGACCGGCTGGAGACCTCCCGACTGGTGACCACGGTGCTCGGGGTGCTGCTCGGGCTCTACCTGGTCATCTACTTCATGGACGAGGGCTTCGACCTCACCCTCGACATCGTCAACTGGACCTTCCTCTGCCTGATCCTGCTGATCGTGGCCAACGCCCGCCAGCTCGGGGGTCTGGTGGCGCGTGGCGGGCGCACCGTCGTCGACGTACTCCTGCAATACCCGTTGTACGCCGGCATCGCGGCGATGATGAGCACCGGACTGGCCGAGGAGCTCAGCAACTGGGTCGTCGACGCCGCCACGCCCGGCACGCTCGGGCTGTTCGCGTTCTTGTCGGCCGGCCTGCTCAACCTTTTCGTGCCCTCCGGCGGTGGCCAGTTCGCGCTGCAGGCCCCGATCTTCGCGACCGCCGCCGAGTCGCTCGACGTCTCCCAGCCCGTGGTGATCATGGCCATCGCGTACGGCGACCAGTGGACGAACATGATCCAGCCGTTCTGGGCGGTGCCGCTGCTGGCCGTCGCGGGTCTGCGGGTGCGCGACATCCTCGGCTACACCAGCATCGTGCTGCTCTTCACCGGGGTGATCTTCGCAGCGACGCTGCTGCTGGTCGGGGCCGGCTGA
- a CDS encoding FKBP-type peptidyl-prolyl cis-trans isomerase, producing MHRRLRRTTALLSAAVLATALAACGDSDSDAAKDDTGSESSPASGEGSLAEVTFSGEVGDGISAEWAESVALPEETTTTTLVAGDGEEVAEGDTVMVYLWVGNGTSQKELYSDYDNGAPEAIPFEPTQVAEAFTALFEGQTYGSRVAVVADPTALFGDQVEGNSLGIGAEDSVVVVGDLIEKQATSPEPTDDKAHDADPSTQPSVVEEGGAPTGLDFSGIEEPELDTPVQRVVLEEGDGAAVKDSDTVVVNYLGSTYDADAPFDESFSRGEPLTSPLSGLIPGWTIGLTGVKVGSRVLLQIPPAYGYGAAGSGTSIPGNSTLWFLIDVVEVQ from the coding sequence GTGCATCGACGTCTCCGCCGTACCACCGCCCTGCTGTCCGCCGCGGTGCTCGCCACCGCCCTCGCCGCTTGCGGTGACTCCGACTCCGACGCGGCGAAGGACGACACCGGCTCGGAGTCGTCGCCGGCGAGCGGTGAGGGGAGCCTGGCGGAGGTCACGTTCAGCGGCGAGGTGGGTGACGGCATCAGCGCCGAGTGGGCCGAGAGCGTCGCGCTGCCCGAGGAGACCACGACCACCACGTTGGTCGCCGGGGACGGCGAGGAGGTCGCCGAGGGCGACACGGTGATGGTCTACCTCTGGGTCGGCAACGGCACCTCCCAGAAGGAGCTGTACAGCGACTACGACAACGGTGCGCCCGAGGCGATCCCCTTCGAGCCCACCCAGGTCGCCGAGGCGTTCACCGCCCTGTTCGAGGGTCAGACCTACGGCTCCCGCGTCGCCGTGGTCGCCGACCCGACGGCGCTCTTCGGCGATCAGGTCGAGGGCAACTCGCTGGGGATCGGCGCCGAGGACAGCGTGGTGGTCGTGGGGGACCTGATCGAGAAGCAGGCCACCTCACCGGAGCCGACCGACGACAAGGCGCACGACGCCGACCCCAGCACCCAGCCGTCGGTCGTCGAGGAGGGCGGAGCGCCGACCGGACTCGACTTCTCCGGCATCGAGGAGCCCGAGCTCGACACCCCGGTGCAGCGCGTGGTCCTCGAGGAGGGCGACGGCGCAGCGGTCAAGGACTCCGACACCGTCGTCGTCAACTACCTCGGCTCCACCTACGACGCCGACGCGCCGTTCGACGAGAGCTTCTCCCGCGGCGAGCCGCTCACCTCTCCGCTCAGCGGCCTGATCCCCGGGTGGACGATCGGCCTCACCGGTGTGAAGGTCGGCAGTCGGGTCCTGCTGCAGATCCCGCCGGCCTACGGCTACGGCGCCGCGGGCAGCGGTACGTCGATCCCGGGCAACTCCACCCTCTGGTTCCTCATCGACGTCGTCGAGGTCCAGTAG
- a CDS encoding tetratricopeptide repeat protein, which translates to MERDLDTAWELFAAQPTHPEIAVLAARVIAAQPERSSAALLLGNHRELCGDTDEARRLYLDVAGRRDGQFVNAARSLRHLASVDHDRGEALHWAQVVLREEQEDWRDWMELGAAQATAGQHEAGWQHLDDAVARCARTTPDELPRALGMRAVSLLETFAPADRFIAAAEEAIRADAANTSVALMLGWSYLLQYRFTDAEELGLRLLRDDPTDELLHNLVQTTRSLTKAIESGEADGYTLDDIRRSGVIEMSWQQIRDRTIGIDLASALAALEAAVPADLRASLRPAASVTDLADRERLGPVVAEDLVSWHDGQRPGSGHLWGLDEGFRLMTAAEMIAFDAAVEEDPAGHPDWPENELWEPVMTDDQGAYLVVVGHGALVKRRPGHPDEPVAASMADWIWDRVAGFGGRDPRPAPAQLDGAAEVERPADNDPETVAEIDRLSQAVRSAPEGDSTAEVALWQQVAGLRTWFFIARGPDDEPRPFALALDQGPVICLYSSAARAREAARLLDAAGVEGGPVPLLGVPMPEAVDYVASFGRSGVFGVALDHPHAGHYIPLANLGMVKGWADGSAR; encoded by the coding sequence GTGGAGCGGGACCTGGACACCGCCTGGGAGCTCTTCGCGGCCCAGCCGACACATCCCGAGATCGCGGTACTCGCCGCACGGGTGATCGCGGCCCAGCCGGAGCGCAGCAGCGCGGCCCTCCTGCTCGGCAACCATCGCGAGCTGTGCGGCGACACCGACGAGGCCCGGCGGCTCTACCTCGACGTCGCCGGCCGCCGCGACGGGCAGTTCGTCAATGCCGCGCGGTCCCTGCGGCACCTGGCGAGCGTCGACCACGACCGCGGCGAGGCCCTGCACTGGGCCCAGGTCGTGCTGCGGGAGGAGCAGGAGGACTGGCGCGACTGGATGGAGCTGGGCGCCGCCCAGGCCACCGCCGGGCAGCACGAGGCCGGCTGGCAGCACCTCGACGACGCCGTGGCACGGTGCGCGCGGACGACGCCGGACGAGTTGCCCAGAGCCCTCGGGATGCGGGCGGTGTCGCTGCTGGAGACCTTCGCACCCGCCGACCGGTTCATCGCCGCCGCCGAGGAGGCGATCCGCGCCGACGCGGCGAACACCTCGGTCGCACTGATGCTCGGTTGGTCCTACCTCCTGCAATACCGCTTCACCGACGCCGAGGAGCTCGGGCTCCGGCTGCTGCGCGACGATCCGACCGACGAGCTGCTGCACAACCTGGTGCAGACCACGCGCAGCTTGACGAAGGCGATCGAGTCGGGCGAGGCCGACGGCTACACCCTGGACGACATCCGCCGTTCCGGCGTGATCGAGATGTCCTGGCAGCAGATCCGCGACCGGACGATCGGCATCGACCTGGCGTCCGCACTGGCCGCCCTGGAGGCCGCGGTCCCCGCCGACCTCCGCGCCAGCCTGCGCCCCGCGGCCTCGGTCACCGACCTCGCCGACCGGGAGCGGCTCGGCCCGGTGGTCGCGGAGGACCTGGTCTCCTGGCACGACGGTCAGCGGCCCGGCTCCGGACACCTGTGGGGGCTCGACGAGGGGTTCCGACTGATGACGGCGGCCGAGATGATCGCCTTCGACGCAGCGGTCGAGGAGGACCCCGCGGGCCATCCGGACTGGCCGGAGAACGAGCTCTGGGAACCCGTGATGACCGACGACCAGGGGGCCTACCTGGTGGTCGTCGGACACGGAGCACTCGTCAAGCGGCGTCCCGGACACCCCGACGAGCCCGTGGCCGCATCGATGGCCGACTGGATCTGGGACCGCGTCGCCGGGTTCGGCGGCCGGGACCCGCGACCGGCGCCGGCTCAGCTCGACGGTGCAGCAGAGGTCGAGCGACCTGCCGACAACGACCCGGAGACGGTCGCCGAGATCGATCGGCTCAGCCAGGCGGTCAGGTCGGCGCCCGAGGGCGACAGCACGGCGGAGGTGGCCCTCTGGCAGCAGGTGGCCGGGTTGCGGACCTGGTTCTTCATCGCCCGCGGACCGGACGACGAGCCGCGCCCGTTCGCCCTGGCGCTCGACCAGGGTCCGGTGATCTGCCTCTACAGCAGCGCCGCTCGGGCGAGGGAGGCGGCGCGGCTGCTGGACGCGGCGGGGGTCGAGGGTGGCCCGGTGCCGTTGCTCGGGGTGCCGATGCCGGAGGCAGTCGACTACGTCGCGTCGTTCGGTCGGTCCGGCGTCTTCGGCGTGGCCCTGGACCATCCGCACGCCGGCCACTACATCCCGCTGGCGAACCTCGGCATGGTCAAGGGCTGGGCCGACGGCTCGGCACGCTGA
- a CDS encoding ATP-binding protein, which produces MADDDFLEVIETEVERDPQNLALLEDFITLLLQSDPDRALDELAGFEARGGDPARARVLRARVMAARLRGGTSPAPSEHAAPTPAPAPTPAPAPTDAHHDTGDTGDAETGLWDAERPRVTLADVAGLAEVKQHLDATFLAPLRSPELAAAFGQTPGGSLLMYGPPGCGKTFMARAIAGDLGASFLHVTLADLIGQWIGDSERAIRSVFRHARAAAPCVIFIDEFDALGGRRTSGGGGSHAMRMMVTQLLEELDGVSSANDGVYFLAASNRPWDIDPALRRPGRIDKTVLVLPPDAVARAAILAGALADKPTDEVDTGRVAAATEGFSGADIAHVVKVALQQALTASMEAGSVVPVTTEGLLAVADGVTPSTASWFDQVAPVLEYGVDDGTFEQLRAYRVKRGMR; this is translated from the coding sequence GTGGCCGACGACGACTTTCTCGAGGTGATCGAGACCGAGGTCGAGCGCGACCCGCAGAACCTCGCGCTGCTCGAGGACTTCATCACCCTGCTGCTGCAGTCCGATCCCGACCGGGCACTGGACGAGCTGGCCGGCTTCGAGGCGAGGGGCGGAGATCCGGCACGGGCCCGCGTGCTGCGGGCGCGGGTGATGGCGGCGCGGCTGCGGGGCGGTACGTCCCCGGCGCCGAGCGAGCACGCCGCACCCACCCCCGCCCCGGCACCGACCCCCGCCCCGGCACCGACCGACGCCCACCACGACACGGGCGACACGGGCGACGCCGAAACCGGGCTGTGGGACGCCGAGCGTCCCCGGGTGACGCTGGCCGACGTCGCCGGCCTGGCCGAGGTCAAGCAGCACCTCGATGCGACCTTCCTGGCGCCGCTGCGCAGTCCCGAGCTCGCCGCTGCGTTCGGCCAGACCCCCGGCGGCTCGTTGTTGATGTACGGGCCTCCCGGGTGTGGCAAGACCTTCATGGCACGCGCGATCGCCGGCGACCTCGGCGCGTCCTTCCTCCACGTCACCCTCGCCGACCTGATCGGCCAGTGGATCGGCGACAGCGAGCGGGCGATCCGCAGCGTCTTCCGCCACGCCCGCGCCGCCGCCCCGTGCGTCATCTTCATCGACGAGTTCGACGCGCTCGGCGGGCGTCGTACGTCGGGAGGCGGCGGCTCGCACGCGATGCGGATGATGGTGACGCAGCTGCTCGAGGAGCTCGACGGCGTCTCCAGTGCCAACGACGGCGTGTACTTCCTGGCTGCCAGCAACCGGCCCTGGGACATCGACCCGGCACTGCGGCGTCCCGGGCGGATCGACAAGACCGTGCTCGTGCTGCCGCCCGACGCCGTGGCCCGCGCCGCCATCCTGGCCGGCGCCCTCGCGGACAAGCCGACCGACGAGGTCGACACGGGTCGGGTGGCAGCGGCCACCGAGGGGTTCTCGGGCGCCGACATCGCCCACGTGGTCAAGGTCGCGCTGCAACAGGCACTCACGGCGTCGATGGAGGCCGGCAGCGTGGTACCGGTGACGACCGAGGGGCTGCTCGCCGTCGCCGACGGCGTCACCCCCTCGACGGCGTCGTGGTTCGACCAGGTCGCGCCGGTCCTCGAATACGGTGTCGACGACGGCACCTTCGAGCAGCTGCGGGCCTACCGCGTGAAGCGAGGCATGCGATGA